AACACCGAAAGCCCCAACCTGACCTACGCGCCCGAGCGCCTGTCGATGGAAAAGGTGGAAGACGCGCCGTTCTCGCCCCTGGACCGCATCGGCCAGCTGACCATGCGCAACCTCGACATCTCCGACACGCGGGGCAAGCTGGGGGTGTATTCGCGCGCCGGCCTGCTGTCGCTGGGCGGCAATGCGGCGCTGGCGCAGCTCGAAGACGGTAAAAAGCAATAAAAATAGCTGATAGCGCTTATCCATCAAGCGCCATCAGCTATTAAATAAATAGCAAAAACCCGGCAACTGCCTAATACCAATCAGGGTTTAACTGACTGGCATTAGGCAGTTGCCGGGTTTTTTCATGCCGCCCGTGGCTGCGGCAAGCGCCCCATGGAACGCACAATGGCCGCCAGCGCCACACCATAGGCCGGCACGAACAAGAGCAGGCTCACGGCCAGCTTGATGACGTAGTCCACCCAGGCAATCTCCACCCAGTGGGTGGCCATGAAGGGATCGGGGCTGTGCCAGAAGGCAATGGCAAAAAACGCCAGCGTATCGAGCGCCTGGCCAAACACCGACGCCGCCGCCGGCGCCAGCCACCAGGCGCTGCTGCTCTGGCGGATGCGGTCAAACACCTGGATGTCCAGCAACTGCCCCAGCACGTAGGCGGCAAAACTGGCAAAGGCGATGCGAAACACGAAAGTGTTGAATTCGGCCAGCGCCGTCAGGCCCTTGAAGCCGCCCTCGTGGAACAGCACGCCCACCACATACGAGGCCAGCAGCGCCGGCACCATGGCGCGGGTGATGACGCGCCGCGCCGCCGGCTTGCCGATCAGGCGCACCGTCAAATCCGTGGCCAAGAAGATGAAGGGAAAGCTGAACGCCCCCCAGGTGCTGTGAAAACCCCACAGCGTGATGGGCAGCTGCACCAGGTAGTTGCTGGCAATGACGATGGCGATGTGAAACGCCACCAGGAGGGAGAGATAAAACGGCACGCGCGAGGGGCGCGCCAGTGCGGATGGCATGGCAGTCCTTTTTGATGGATGGGGGCGAGGGAACCCATGGAAGAAAACGCGGGCCGCAATTATAGGCGCGCGGGATATGCCACCCGGTAAAGATGCGCCAAATTTGAATCCAATCTGGCTGTAACGCTTGCTGGACAAGCGTGAGCCGCTCTCATTTTTGATGCGCCTACCAGGGCGCACCGGCAAAGCGCTGCACCAAAAAATCCAGCAGCGCGCGCACTGCCGGCGCCAGGTGGCGGCGCGACGGGTAGAGCGCGTACACCGTGAGCTGCGGCGGCGTCCAGCCGGGCAGCAGCGCCTGCAGCGCGCCCGCCTGCAGCAGCGGCCGCACCAGGTAGGTGGGCTGCAGCGCGATGCCGGCGCCGGCCTGCGCCGCCGCCATCAGCACCACGGCGTCGTTGGCGGTGAAGCGTGTGGGCACGCTCACCGCCTGCACGCCGGCCTGGGCGTGGGTGAAGCGCCATTCGCTGCGGCCAAAGTTGGCGTGGCCCAGGCAGCGGTGCGCCGCCAAGTCGGCCGGCTGTGCCGGGCACCCCATGCGCGCCAGGTAGGCGGGCGCGGCCACCAGCACCGATTCGCACCGGGCCAGGGGCCGCGCGATCAGGGCCGGATCGGGGTCGGCGCTGATGCGGATCGCCAGGTCGATGCGCTCGGCCACCAGGTTCACCGAACCATCGCCGACGTGCAAATCCACGTGCAGCTGCGGGTGCAGCGCCAGGAAGTCGCCCAGCGCCGCCGCGAGCTGCGCGTAGCCAAACGACAGGCTGCAGGTCAGCCGCAGCTGCCCGCGCAGCGCGCCATCGGCGGGGGCGGTGGCCTCCTCCACCTCCTGGGCAATGGCCAGCATCTGCAGGCAGCGGCGCAGGCACTGCTCGCCGGCGTCGGTCAGCGTCACACGGCGCGTGGTGCGCTGCAGCAGGCGCGCGCCCAGCCACTGCTCCAGGGCGGCGACGTAGCGCGTGACCATGGCGCGCGACAGGGCCAGGCGCGCGCTGGTGGCGGTGAAGCTGCCGGTCTGCGCCACATCGGCGAAGACGCGCATGGCGGTGAGGCGGTCCATGGTATTTGCGCAAATCAAGAAACAATCAAGCGCATTTTGAGGCGTTTATCTGCATCGTTTCAAGCAATAAAGTCCTGTCCATCGTTTTTCAACCGGATTTTTTTCATGACTTTGCGCACCACCTTGCTCTGCACCACCCTCGCCCTGGCCTTCGGCGCCGCCCACGCCGCCGGGCCGCTGCAGCTGACGGTGTACAACGCCGGCGCCGGCAGCTTCCACGTCAATTCGGTGCTGCTGAGCGGCGAGAAGGAGGCGCTGGTGATCGACACCGGCTTCACGCGCGCCGACGCCTACCGCATCGCCGCCAACGTGCTCGACAGCGGCAAGACGCTCAGCACCATCTTGGTGAGCAACGCCGACCCGGATTACTACTTTGGCGCCGAGACGCTCCAGGCCCTGTTCCCGCAGGCCCGCGTGGTGGCCACGCCCGCCGTGCGCGAGAAAATCCAGGCCAAGATGGCCGGCAAGCTGGCCTTCTGGGGCCCCAAAATGGGCGCAAACGCCCCCGTGCGGCCCGTGCTGCCCGAGGCCCTGGCGGGCACCACGCTCACCGTGGATGGCCAGGCCGTGGAGCTGCGCGGCACCACCGGGCCGCTGGCGCACCGCCCCTACGTGTGGGTGCCATCGCTGCACGCCATCGTCGGCAACGTGGCGCTGTTCGGCCACATGCACGTGTGGACGGCCGACACGCAAAAGCCCGCCGAGCGCCAGGCCTGGATCGCCCAGCTCGACGACATGAAGGCCCTGCAGCCGCGCGTGGTGGTGCCGGGCCACATGGCCGCCGGCACAGCCACCGACGCCGGGGTGATCGACTTCACGCGCGGCTACCTGGTGAAGTTCGAGGCGGCGCTGCAGCAGTCGCCAGACAGCGCAGGCGTCATCCAGACCCTGCGCGCGGCCTACCCGCAGCTCGGCGAGAGCAGCACGCTCGACCTGGGCGCCAAGGTGAACAAGGGCGAGATGGCCTGGTGATTTTTGAGCGTTCTTGCCTGATTGGCGACATGCCTGAGCCATACCCCGTTCGCCCTGAGCTTGGCCTGTCCTGAGCTTGCCGAAGGGTCGAAGGGCAAGCTCGGGCAGTGCCCTGGCTTCGACAAGCTCAGCCCGAACGGATGGGGGAAAGAGTCTGAGGCAAGTCGCTAATCAGGCGTTTTTGGGCTCTAGCGCTTGCCAGTCAAGCGCTAGCAGCTATCAAAAAAGAAGCAAAACCAAAGCCCGAAGCCGCTACAGCACCACCGGCTCGGGTTCGAGCCGGATGCCAAAGCGCTCGTACACGCTGGTCTGTATCGCCTTGGCCAGGGTCATGACCTCGCCGCCGGTGACGCTGTCTTCGGGCGTGCCCCGGTTCACCAGCACCAGCGCCTGCTTGTCGTACACGCCGGCGCGGCCCACGGTCTTGCCCTTCCAGCCGCAGGCGTCGATCAGCCAGCCGGCGGCGAGCTTGATGGAGCCGTCGGCCAGCGGGTAGTGCACGATCTTGGGCTCGCGCGCGATGATGTCCTGGCATTGCTCGGGCGTCACCGTCGGGTTCTTGAAGAAGCTGCCGGCGTTGCCGATCAGCGCCGGGTCGGGCAGCTTGGCACGGCGGATGGCGCACACCCAGTCAAAAATCTGCTGCGCCGTGGGCGCGGCCACGCCCTCTTCCTGGCGTTTGCGCTCCAGGTCGAGGTAGCCGAGCTCCGGGCGCCAGTCCTTGCGCAGCCACAGCCGCACATGGGTGATGACGGCGCGCCCGGCCAGCCCCATGCCCCGGGGCAGGCCCGACCCCTCGTGCGCGGCCAGGGGGGCAGCGTGCTTGAACACCGAATCGCGGTAGCCAAAGGCGCATTGCGCGGCGTCGAGGGTGAAGGGCTGGCCGCTGGCAAAGTCCACTGCCACCAAGGAATGGAAACGGTCTTGCAGCTCGACGCCGTAGGCGCCGATGTTTTGCACCGGCGCCGCGCCCACGGTGCCGGGGATGAGCGCCAGGTTCTCCAGCCCGGGCCAGCCCTGCTGCAGCGTCCAGGCCACCAGGTCGTGCCAGCGCTCGCCGGCGCCGGCCTCGATCAGCCAGCCGCGCTCGGTTTCTTCGAGCAGGCGCATTCCGGGGATTTCCATCTTCAGCACCACGGGCTTGACGTCGCCAGTGAGCACAATATTGCTGCCCCCGCCGAGCACGAACAGCGGCTGCGCCCCCAGGCGCTGGTCGGCCAGCAGCGCGTGCAGGCCCTGGGCGCTGCGCACGCGCACCAGGGTATGCGCGCGCGCGGCAATGCC
This DNA window, taken from Acidovorax sp. HDW3, encodes the following:
- a CDS encoding 7-cyano-7-deazaguanine/7-aminomethyl-7-deazaguanine transporter, translating into MPSALARPSRVPFYLSLLVAFHIAIVIASNYLVQLPITLWGFHSTWGAFSFPFIFLATDLTVRLIGKPAARRVITRAMVPALLASYVVGVLFHEGGFKGLTALAEFNTFVFRIAFASFAAYVLGQLLDIQVFDRIRQSSSAWWLAPAAASVFGQALDTLAFFAIAFWHSPDPFMATHWVEIAWVDYVIKLAVSLLLFVPAYGVALAAIVRSMGRLPQPRAA
- a CDS encoding LysR family transcriptional regulator, with protein sequence MDRLTAMRVFADVAQTGSFTATSARLALSRAMVTRYVAALEQWLGARLLQRTTRRVTLTDAGEQCLRRCLQMLAIAQEVEEATAPADGALRGQLRLTCSLSFGYAQLAAALGDFLALHPQLHVDLHVGDGSVNLVAERIDLAIRISADPDPALIARPLARCESVLVAAPAYLARMGCPAQPADLAAHRCLGHANFGRSEWRFTHAQAGVQAVSVPTRFTANDAVVLMAAAQAGAGIALQPTYLVRPLLQAGALQALLPGWTPPQLTVYALYPSRRHLAPAVRALLDFLVQRFAGAPW
- a CDS encoding MBL fold metallo-hydrolase; this translates as MTLRTTLLCTTLALAFGAAHAAGPLQLTVYNAGAGSFHVNSVLLSGEKEALVIDTGFTRADAYRIAANVLDSGKTLSTILVSNADPDYYFGAETLQALFPQARVVATPAVREKIQAKMAGKLAFWGPKMGANAPVRPVLPEALAGTTLTVDGQAVELRGTTGPLAHRPYVWVPSLHAIVGNVALFGHMHVWTADTQKPAERQAWIAQLDDMKALQPRVVVPGHMAAGTATDAGVIDFTRGYLVKFEAALQQSPDSAGVIQTLRAAYPQLGESSTLDLGAKVNKGEMAW
- the murB gene encoding UDP-N-acetylmuramate dehydrogenase, with amino-acid sequence MLVEKNVPLQSYNSFGIAARAHTLVRVRSAQGLHALLADQRLGAQPLFVLGGGSNIVLTGDVKPVVLKMEIPGMRLLEETERGWLIEAGAGERWHDLVAWTLQQGWPGLENLALIPGTVGAAPVQNIGAYGVELQDRFHSLVAVDFASGQPFTLDAAQCAFGYRDSVFKHAAPLAAHEGSGLPRGMGLAGRAVITHVRLWLRKDWRPELGYLDLERKRQEEGVAAPTAQQIFDWVCAIRRAKLPDPALIGNAGSFFKNPTVTPEQCQDIIAREPKIVHYPLADGSIKLAAGWLIDACGWKGKTVGRAGVYDKQALVLVNRGTPEDSVTGGEVMTLAKAIQTSVYERFGIRLEPEPVVL